The genomic region GAGGGCGACCCGGCCGCGCCCGGCAACCAGCCCCGGTTCGTCGCCTACCAGATCCCCGGAGACGGCTTCGCGGCCGACATCTGGAACCTCAACCACGAGTACACCCACTACCTCGACGGCCGCTTCGACACCCTCGGCGACTTCACCGCCGCCACCTCCACCGCCGACACCATCTGGTGGATCGAGGGCCTGGCCGAGTACGTCTCCTACACCTACCGCGGCGTCACCGACACCGAGGCGGTGGCCGATGCCGCCCGGGGCAGCTACCCGCTGAGCACGATCTTCGCCAACACCTACGACAGCGGCCAGGACCGGGTCTACCCGTGGGGCTACCTCTCGGTCCGCTACATGCTGGAGAAGCACCGGGCCGACGTGGACACCCTGCTCGGCGACTACCGGTCCGGCAACTACACCGCCGCGCTCAACCTGCTGACCGGTATCGGCACCCGCTACGACGCCGACTGGGCGAACTGGCTGGCCGCCTGCGGCGCCGGTGCCTGCAACGCGGGCAGCCAGCCGCCGACCGCCTCGTTCACCGCGCTGGCCACCGACCTGACGGTCTCCTTCACCGACACCTCAACGGGCGCCGCCTCGCGCAGCTGGGACTTCGGTGACGGCACCGCCTCCACCGCGGCCAACCCGGTCAAGACCTACCCGGCCGCCGGCAGCTACACCGTCCGACTGACCGTCACCAACAGCCAGGGCGTCAGCGCCACCAGCAGCCAGACCGTCACCGTCACCGGCGCCTCCGAGTGCACCGCGGCCGACAAGCGGCAGCTGGGCCAGAACTGCAGGCGCTCCAACCTCTCGGCCACCGCCGGCAACTACTCCTACCTCTACCTCTCCGTCCCGGCCGGCACCAAGTCCCTCACCATCACCAGCACCGGCTCCGCCGACCTCTACTACAACCCCACCGGCTGGGCCACCAGCAGCGCGCACACCGCCGCCGCCACCGGTGCCGGTCCGCACACCCTCACCATCAGCAACCCGCAGCCCGGTTGGAACTACATCAGCCTCTACAACGCCACCAGCCCCTTCACCGGAGCCTCGGTGACGACCCGGTTCTGACCGTCCGTCAACAGAACGAAGGCGGGTGTGCCCCGATGGGCACACCCGCCTTCGCACTTCAGGCGTCAGGGGTCAGACGACCGCGCCGCCGTGCGGGTCCGGGGGCTCGTCCTCGTTGCGGTCCTTCATCCGGATGACGAGAGTGGTGAAGCCGCCCAGGAAGGCGGTGAGGCCCACCCAGGCGGGCCAGCCGGCCACCTCGCGCCAGACCAGGGCGTCGAAGAGCAGCAGGGCGGGGCCGCCGAGGACGGCGATCCAGGCGAACTTGGCGGTGGTGTCGCCGGCCGGCAGCGGCGGCGGCTCGGGCGGGACGAAGTGGCCCTCGTCGGGGTCCTCGGCGGCGTCCCAGTCGCGCGGGCCGGGGGTGGGCCGGGGACGGGGCTGGGGGGTCAGGCCGGACAGGTCGTTCTTGGCCCGCAGGTTCTCGATCTCGGGCCAGTCGGGGCGGTTGAGGTCCACCGGGTCGTCGAACTGGGCGACCAGCGCGGCGAAGATGGCGTCCTGCTCGGCCTGGCTGCCGGGGGCGGGGCGTCGTTCGGTCTCCGGGGGGCGCTCCTCGTCGTCGCCCGCGGGGGTGTTCTCCTGCTCGTGCTCGTGCACTGCCGGCCCTTCGGTCCTGGTGGCCCTCAGCCCCGCTGGTCGGTGGCCTCGGTGGGCTGCGTCGCCTTGGACAACCGTCGGACGAACCCGAGAGATTCCTCGAAGATCAGTTCGGCGTCGTGGTCCAGGGTCGCCACGTGGAAGCTGCGCTCGCACAGCCGCTCCGTCACATCGACCGAGGATATCCGGGACAGGACGAGTGCGGAGTTCGCCGGCGAAACCACGTGGTCCTGCGGGCTGCGCAGGAGCAGGACGGGCTGCGAGACCCGGGGGAGGGACTGCTGGACCTCGTGCCAGAGCCGGCTGAGCGACCAGGCGGCGTGCAGCGGAACCCGGTCGTAGCCGAGCTCGGTGGCGCCGGGCAGCGCGATGTCGTTGGCGATCCCGGGCAGGCTGGGGACCAGGTGGCGCAGCACCGGGAGCAGCACCGTCGCGGGGTTGTCGGAGCGCACCGAGGGGTTGACCACGACGACCCCGGCCACCCGCTCGCCGAAGTCGGCGGCCAACTTGAGCGCCAGGCCGCCGCCCATCGAGAGACCGAGGACGAAGACCTGCTCGCACTCCTCGGCGAGCAGCAGCAGCTCCCGGGAGACCTCGGCGTACCAGTCCTCCCAGCGGGTCACCTGCAGGTCCTGCCACCGGGTGCCGTGACCGGGCAGCAGCGGCAGCGCCACGGTCAGGCCGGCTGCCGCGAGGTGCTCGGCCCAGGGACGCAGCGATTGCGGGGAGCCGGTGAAACCGTGGCACAGGAGCACGCCGGTCGGGCCACCGCGGTGGTGGAACGGTTCGGCTCCGGGCAGCAGGGGCATCCGCGGGCTCCTCGATCGGCGACGGCGTCGGGAGCCGCATCGTCCCACGCCCCCGGCGGTCCGTACAGACCCGGCCCGGTGCCGGGTGCGCTGCGGGGGCCGTCGGGGCATTAGGATCGACCGGTCTGCAATACAGGAGGTCCGGGTTGTTCTACCGACTGATGAAGATGATCGTCGCGCCGATGCTGCGGATCTTCTTCCGGCCGTGGATGGAAGGTGCGGAGAACATCCCCGACGAAGGTGCGGCGATCATCGCGAGCAACCACCTCTCGTTCTCGGACTCCTTCTTCCTGCCCGCCCTGATGAAGCGTCGGGTGACCTTCATCGCCAAGGCCGAGTACTTCAACACGCCCGGCATCAAGGGCAAGCTGACCGCCGCCTTCTTCAAGGGCGTCGGCCAGCTCCCGGTGGACCGCTCCGGGGTGCGCGGGGCCGGCGAGGCGGCGATCCGCAGCGCGATCGCGGTGATCGACCGCGGCGAGCTGTTCGGCGTCTACCCCGAGGGCACCCGCTCGCCCGACGGCAAGCTCTATCGCGGCAAGGTCGGGGGGCTCGCCCGGGTGGCGCTGCAGACCGGCGCGCCGGTGATCCCGGTGGCGATGATCGACACCGAGAAGGTGCAGCCGCCCGGCCAGGTGATCCCCAAGTTCGGCATCCGCCCCGGCATCCGGATCGGCCGCCCGCTGGACTTCTCCCGCTACCAGGGCATGGAGAACGACCGCTTCATCCTGCGCTCGGTCACCGACGAGGTGATGTACGAGATCATGCGGCTCTCCGGCCAGGAGTACGTGGACATCTACGCGACCGCCGCCAAGCGGCAGATCGCCGATGACAAGAAGCGTGCCGACGCCGAGCGCCGCGCCGAGCAGCGGGCCGAGCGCGCCGCGGAGCGGGCCGCGGAGAAGGAGCGGCAGGCCCTGGAGAAGGCCGAGCAGGAGAAGCAGGAGAAGGACGCGAAGCAGGACTAGTACGCGGTCGGGGGACAGCGGTCGGGGGGAGCGGGGGATGGCAGTACTGCGCAGTGGCCCGGACGGGGCGGTGGCAGCCGGCGGCATGTCGGTGGAGCTGCCGCTCTGGCGGGCCATCAGCGTCTTCCGGGTGCTCGCGCTCGGCTACGCGCTGGCCCGCTACGCCGCCTCCTACCACCGGTTCGCCCACCCGGTCTCCGGCTGGATCTACCTCGGCGCCCTGGTCATCTGGACCTTGGCCACGCTGCGCGCCTTCGCCAGCCCGACCCGGCTCGGCTGGCCGGTGCTGGCCCTGGACCTGGCGGTGGCGGTGACCGGCATCGTGCTCAGCGGCTTCTACGACACCCCGGCGCGGGTCGCCGCCGGCTCGCTGACCCTGCCGACCATCTGGGCGGCCGGCACCGTGCTCGGCTGCGCGGCCAAGGCCGGCTGGCGGCCCGCGGCGGTGGCCGGGTCGGTGATCGGCGCGGCCAACGTCCTCGGCCACGGCGGCTTCACCGGCGACAACGTGCACAACTGCGTGCTGCTGATGGTGGCCGGATGCGCGATCGGGTACGTGATCGAACTGGCCCGGGCCGGCGAGGCGACGCTGTCCGAGGCGCTGCGGGTGGAGGCGGCCACCCGGGAGCGGGAGCGGCTCTCCCGGGACATCCACGACGGGGTGCTGCAGGTGCTGGCCCTGGTGCAGCGCCAGGCGGCGGGCGAGCTCGGCCGGCTGGCGGGGGAGCAGGAGCGGGCGCTGCGGGCCCTGATGACCGGCGTGACGATCCCCCGTCAGACACCGGGCGCCGAGCGGGACCTGCGCGAGCTGCTGGCACCGTACGAGGACGAGCGGGTGAGCGTGGCGATGCCCGCCACGCCCGTCCTGCTGCCCGGCGCCGCCGCGGCCGAACTGGCGGCGGCGGTCGGCGCTGCGGTGGACAACGTGCGCCGGCACGCCGGCCCGACCGCCCGGGCCTGGATCCTGCTGGAGGACGAGCCGGCGGAGGTGACCGTCTCGGTCCGCGACGACGGCCCGGGCTTCCCGGCCGGCCGGTTGGCCGAGGCGCGGCAGGCCGGCCGGCTCGGCGTGGCGCAGTCGATCGAGGGCCGGCTGCGTGACCTGGGCGGCTCGGCGCAGTTCTTCGCCGCGCCCGGGGAGGGTGTCGAGGTGGAACTGAGAGTCCCCAGGGAGGGGTCATGACGCAGGCGCTGCGGGTGATGGTGGTGGACGACCACCCGATGTGGCGGGAGGCGGTGGCCCGGGACCTGGCGGACGCCGGGTTCGAGGTGGTGGCCACCGCGGGGGACGGGCCGGAGGCGGTGCGTCGGGCCCGGGCGGCCCGGCCGCAGGTGCTGGTGCTGGACCTCAACCTGCCCGAGCTGCCCGGGGTGGAGGTCTGCCGACAGGTGGTGGCGCAGGACCCGACGGTACGGGTGCTGGTGCTCTCGGCCAGCGGGGAGCACGCGGACGTGCTGGAGGCGGTGAAGTCGGGCGCCACCGGGTACCTGGTGAAGTCGGCCGGGCGCGAGGAACTGCTGGACGCGGTGCGCCGGACGGCGGTCGGCGACCCGGTCTTCACCCCGGGGCTGGCCGGCCTGGTGCTCGGCGAGTTCCGCCGGCTGGCCGCCGAACCGGCCGCCGCCGAGCCCGGCCCGGGGCAGTCGGCCGTGCCGCGGCTGACCACCCGCGAGACCGAGGTGCTGCGGATGGTGGCCAAGGGCCTGTCGTACCGTCAGATCGCCGACCGGCTGGTGCTCTCGCACCGCACGGTGCAGAACCACGTGCAGAACACCCTCGGCAAGCTGCAGCTGCACAACCGGGTCGAGCTGGTCCGCTACGCGATCGAGCAGGGCCTCGACGAGGGGTGAGCGGGCGGACCCGCCCACCCCCACGACGGTCGGCTGAAGGTCAGCGCGGGAGGGCCGCCCCCACCCGGAGCAGCTCGGCCACGATGCCGACGCCGTCGGTGGTCAGCACCGACTCCGGGTGGAACTGCAGGGTGGCGAAGCCCGGACCGCGCAGGCCGTGCACATCGCCGGTCCGCGGGTCCCGGGAGACCTCGATCCCCAGGCCGGCCAACCGGGCCTGGTCGGCATCCGAGCAGCGCGCGGTGAAGGTGTTGTAGAAGCCGACCGTGCGCGGCGTGCCGAACAGGTCGACGGTCTCCTGGGCGCCCTGGTAGACCACGGCCTTGCGGTGCAGCGGCAGGCCCAGCTCGGCGCTGACCAACTGGTGGCTGAGGCAGACGGCGAGCAGCGGCGCGGTCCGGGCCCCGGAGCGGGCGGCGGCCAGTGCCTCGGCGGCGATCGGCCGCAGCACCGCCATCTTCGGGTCGGCGGCGTCGGCCGGGTCGCCGGGGCCGGGGCCGAGCACCAGCGGGCCGGTGTGCGCGGCGACCAGTTCGCGCAGGCCCGGGGTGTCGTAGCGCAGCACCGAGACCTGGTGGCCGAGCGAGCGCAGCAGGTGGGCGAGCATCGCGGTGAAGGTGTCCTCGCCGTCCACCACCAGGGTGGGCTCCGGCTGGGCGGGCGCCGGCGGCTGCTGCATCCGCAGCCAGAACGGCGCCAGGTCGGCCCGTCGGGCGTCGAAGGCCGCCTGCACCCGGTGGTCGTCGGCCAGCCGCGGGCTGCCCTCGCGGGCGGTGCTGCGGGCCGGGCCGGGCCGGGCGCCGATCGCGGCCAGCACGCCGGCCGCCTTGGCGTGCGTCTCGGCCACCTCGGAGTCCGGGTCGGAGTGCCGCACCAGGGTGGCGCCGACCCGTACCACCAGCGAGCCGGTGGCCGGGTCGATGTCCGCGGTGCGGATGCAGATCGGCGAGTCCAGCTGCTGCCCGCCGCTGGCCGAACGCCCGATCAGCGCCAACGCGCCCGCGTAGTAGCCGCGCCCGGTGGGCTCGTAACGGCGGATCACCCGGGTGGCGTTCTGCACGGGGCTGCCGGTGACGGTGGCCGCGAACATGGTCTCCTTGAGCACCTCGCGCACGTCCAGCGAGGTGCGCCCGCGCAGCTCGTACTCGGTGTGCGCGAGGTGGGCCATCTCCTTCAGCCGCGGGCCGAGCACCTGGCCGCCGAGGTCGCCGACGGTGCACATCATCTTGAGTTCCTCGTCGACCACCATGGTGAGCTCCTCGCGCTCCTTGGGGTCGTGCAGGAAGGCCAGCAGCGAGTCCAGGCTCGGGCCCTCGGCCGGATAGCGGTAGGTGCCGGAGATCGGGTTCATCACCACCGTGCCGCCGGACTGGCGGACGTGGACCTCGGGGGAGGCCCCGACCAGGGCCCGCTCACCGGTGTGCACCAGGAAGGTCCAGTAGGCGCCGCGCTCCTGCGCCAGCAGGCGACGGAAGAGGCTGAGCATCAGCTCCGTGGAGCAGTCCGCCAGGGTGGCCCGGAAGTCGCGCCGGATCACGAAGTTGGCGCCCTCGCCGTTGCCGATCTCGTCCTTGATCACCCGGCGGACGATCCCGGCGTACTGCTCGTCGTCGATGTCGAAGGCGCCGCCGGTCAGCCGCACCGGCAGTTCGGGCAGCGCGGCCAGCACCTCCGCCAGCGGC from Kitasatospora azatica KCTC 9699 harbors:
- a CDS encoding response regulator encodes the protein MTQALRVMVVDDHPMWREAVARDLADAGFEVVATAGDGPEAVRRARAARPQVLVLDLNLPELPGVEVCRQVVAQDPTVRVLVLSASGEHADVLEAVKSGATGYLVKSAGREELLDAVRRTAVGDPVFTPGLAGLVLGEFRRLAAEPAAAEPGPGQSAVPRLTTRETEVLRMVAKGLSYRQIADRLVLSHRTVQNHVQNTLGKLQLHNRVELVRYAIEQGLDEG
- the macS gene encoding MacS family sensor histidine kinase, which translates into the protein MAVLRSGPDGAVAAGGMSVELPLWRAISVFRVLALGYALARYAASYHRFAHPVSGWIYLGALVIWTLATLRAFASPTRLGWPVLALDLAVAVTGIVLSGFYDTPARVAAGSLTLPTIWAAGTVLGCAAKAGWRPAAVAGSVIGAANVLGHGGFTGDNVHNCVLLMVAGCAIGYVIELARAGEATLSEALRVEAATRERERLSRDIHDGVLQVLALVQRQAAGELGRLAGEQERALRALMTGVTIPRQTPGAERDLRELLAPYEDERVSVAMPATPVLLPGAAAAELAAAVGAAVDNVRRHAGPTARAWILLEDEPAEVTVSVRDDGPGFPAGRLAEARQAGRLGVAQSIEGRLRDLGGSAQFFAAPGEGVEVELRVPREGS
- a CDS encoding lysophospholipid acyltransferase family protein is translated as MKMIVAPMLRIFFRPWMEGAENIPDEGAAIIASNHLSFSDSFFLPALMKRRVTFIAKAEYFNTPGIKGKLTAAFFKGVGQLPVDRSGVRGAGEAAIRSAIAVIDRGELFGVYPEGTRSPDGKLYRGKVGGLARVALQTGAPVIPVAMIDTEKVQPPGQVIPKFGIRPGIRIGRPLDFSRYQGMENDRFILRSVTDEVMYEIMRLSGQEYVDIYATAAKRQIADDKKRADAERRAEQRAERAAERAAEKERQALEKAEQEKQEKDAKQD
- a CDS encoding alpha/beta hydrolase; the protein is MPLLPGAEPFHHRGGPTGVLLCHGFTGSPQSLRPWAEHLAAAGLTVALPLLPGHGTRWQDLQVTRWEDWYAEVSRELLLLAEECEQVFVLGLSMGGGLALKLAADFGERVAGVVVVNPSVRSDNPATVLLPVLRHLVPSLPGIANDIALPGATELGYDRVPLHAAWSLSRLWHEVQQSLPRVSQPVLLLRSPQDHVVSPANSALVLSRISSVDVTERLCERSFHVATLDHDAELIFEESLGFVRRLSKATQPTEATDQRG
- a CDS encoding anthranilate synthase family protein gives rise to the protein MTSSTGTAALLARLTAPGAPAFALLHRRAPRLAPDTVELLIGEVGCYQTLAELPLPTGAPADGRPCHDLLALVPYRQIRERGFEAHDDGTPLQALRVAEQYTLPLAEVLAALPELPVRLTGGAFDIDDEQYAGIVRRVIKDEIGNGEGANFVIRRDFRATLADCSTELMLSLFRRLLAQERGAYWTFLVHTGERALVGASPEVHVRQSGGTVVMNPISGTYRYPAEGPSLDSLLAFLHDPKEREELTMVVDEELKMMCTVGDLGGQVLGPRLKEMAHLAHTEYELRGRTSLDVREVLKETMFAATVTGSPVQNATRVIRRYEPTGRGYYAGALALIGRSASGGQQLDSPICIRTADIDPATGSLVVRVGATLVRHSDPDSEVAETHAKAAGVLAAIGARPGPARSTAREGSPRLADDHRVQAAFDARRADLAPFWLRMQQPPAPAQPEPTLVVDGEDTFTAMLAHLLRSLGHQVSVLRYDTPGLRELVAAHTGPLVLGPGPGDPADAADPKMAVLRPIAAEALAAARSGARTAPLLAVCLSHQLVSAELGLPLHRKAVVYQGAQETVDLFGTPRTVGFYNTFTARCSDADQARLAGLGIEVSRDPRTGDVHGLRGPGFATLQFHPESVLTTDGVGIVAELLRVGAALPR